The genomic window TCTCCATCTCGCTCGGGGCCACACGCGGCAACCAGATAAAGGCGGCGCATCTACTGGGCCTTAACCGCAACACCCTGCGCAAGAAGATCAGAGATCTCGATATTCAGGTGGTTCGCGGAATTCGCTAATTAGAACAGAGCAGTAAGCACAAGTTCAACCTGTCGCATTCCAGCAACAATGTTGTTGATTTGCACCTGTTGCACGTCCACAATACCAAAGTGTTGCCGAACATCCGCCAGTGACCGTGTCACCTTGGCCTGTTTGGGCATCTCTGACTTTTGTGGAACCCGTAGCGGCAACTGAGGCGAATACGGACAATGGCGTCCACAGGCTCGATGACGCAGCGCAAAGACAGCTACCGCACCGCGAGAGCGCGTGTGGGGTGGTGGCTCAAGCGCATCCAGTGGCCAACAATACTCGGCATCGGCCTGGCAATTGCTGCGGTTGTCAGCGGTACGGCCACCTACATCGCCCTCACGGGCGCTACCGATTTTGAGCCCACGCGCCTACAGGCCATCGGCTTGCTTCTTGTCAATCTGGCCATTGTCCTCACTCTTTTGGCGCTGATCGCCTACCGCCTTGTGCGTCTTTGGATTGCCCGGCGGGCCGGCAGCGCAGGTGCCCGGCTGCATGTGCGCTTGGTTGCCATGTTCAGCTTCGTTGCGGTCATGCCCGCGATCATTGTTGCCGTGTTTGCGGCGACAACCTTGGACCGAAGCCTGGATTCCTGGTTCTCGGAGCGGACGCGGACGATCATTGCCAATGCATCAACTGTGGCAGAGGCATATCTCAGCGAACATCAGCAAGTCTTGCGCGCCGATGCGCTGGCAATGGCGAATGACGTTAATCGCAGCGCATCTCTCTACATGTCGAACCGCCAACGTTTTCGTGAAGTGCTGACCACGCAAATAGCTCTGCGATCTCTTTCTGGCGGGTTCATCGCAAATTCCAATGGTCAGTTGTTGGAATATGCAGAGGGCTCGGCACAGACGCGCATTGCTCCGCCGTCGCCGGAAACACTTAATGAGCTGGGCGAAGGTGAAGTGCACCTCATTGCCAGCGAGGGCGGTGATCAGGTCCAAGCGTTGGTGCGTCTCTCCAGCTTTGATGACGCGTTTCTTCTGGTTTTCCGCATCGTCGATGCTCGAGTGATTGATCATCTTGCAAGAACGCGAACCGCCGCAGCGGAGTATGCCAACCTGGAGAGCCGCCGTTATACCGTGCAGCTGACCTTTGCCCTGATCTACGTCATCGTGGCACTGCTGGTATTGCTTGCCGCGATCTGGTTGGGCCTGTGGGCCGCCAATCGCATGGTCGCACCCATCGGCGAACTTGTGGGTGCGGCCGAGCGCGTATCCGATGGCGACCTGACTACTCGGGTTGAGGTAGCCAATGACGCAGATGAAATCACAGCGCTTGGCCGAACATTCAATCGCATGACCGGGCAGTTGCAAAGTCAGCGCAATGAACTGATGGAAGCAAACCACCAGTTGGACCGACGTCGCCGGTTTACGGAAACGGTTTTGTCCGGCGTGAGTGCGGGCGTGATCGGGCTTGACGCCAAAGGGCGCATTGACCTCGTTAACCGCAGCTGCCTGAATTTGCTTGGTCGCACGCGTGACGAGCTTGTGGGTCAGCCGCTTGTGGCGACGATACCCGAAACGGCGATCTATGTTCGACAGGCCATGGCCCGCAACGACAGACCGTCGGAAGGTCAGATTACGTTGGAACAGGAAGACGGCAGTGAGCGGACGTTGACTGTCCGTGTGGCGTCGGAAAAATCCGGCGACGGATCACATGGCTATGTGGTGACGCTTGATGACATTTCCGAGCTGGTATCTGCGCAGCGCGCGTCTGCCTGGGCGGACATTGCTCGCCGCATCGCGCATGAAATCAAGAACCCTCTGACACCCATTCAGCTCTCTGCCGAGCGGCTAAAACGTAAATACGGCAAACACATTGAAAATGATCCCGAAGTGTTTGAGCAATGCACCAACACAATCATCCGCCAGGTCGGTGATCTTGGCCGAATGGTGGATGAGTTTTCGTCATTCGCGCGTATGCCAACTGCTGTCATGGCGCGGGCTGATATCGGAGAGCTCGCGAGGGAGGCCGTGTTCCTGCAACGTGTGGCCGCACCCCATATCGAGTTTGACGTCGAGGGTGCGGAGGCACCTATCTGGGTGGAATGTGATCGTCGCCTGATCGGCCAAGCGCTCACAAATCTGATCAAGAACGCATCTGAGGCCATTCAATCGCGCCACCAGGCTGAAGGCTCCGAGCCGGAAGCAGGCGAGGACCGTATTGTTGTGTCCCTCGATGACAGCGCCGAGATGATTTCGCTCAGCGTGGCTGATACCGGCATTGGATTGCCGCGTGGCGAACGCTACCGACTGCTGGAGCCCTATGTAACGCACCGTGACAAAGGTACAGGCCTTGGCCTCGCGATTGTGAAGAAGATCATGGAAGACCATTCCGGCAACCTGCTGCTGGAAGATGCGCCATGGGTTGCTGACGGTGGTCATGGCGCCAGCATTCGCCTGCTGCTTCCGCGTACCCAGGCGACCGAGAACGATCAATCTACGAATGAAGTTGAAATCAACGATGATGCAGAAGTCCCATTCGGGCAAAGCGCATCTATGTCTGATTAAGAGTGTTGGAGAGTTAGACTTATGGCGTCAGATATACTCATTGTTGATGATGAGCTCGACATTCGGGAGCTTATGGCTGGCATCCTGGATGATGAAGGCTATGAAACACGCCTTGCAGGCAACAGCGATGAAACGCTGAAGGCAGTTCAGGCCCGTGTGCCGCGCATGGTTCTGCTGGATGTCTGGTTGCAGGGCAGCCGCATGGACGGCCTGGATTTACTGGATGCCATCAAGGAAAAACACCCGGACCTTCCTGTGGTTGTCATTTCTGGCCACGGCAATGTGGAAACTGCCGTAACGGCCATCAAGAAGGGTGCCTATGATTACATCGAAAAACCTTTCAAGGCAGATCGTCTTGTCCTGATCGTTCAGCGCGCAATCGAAGCGTCAAAGCTGAAGCGGGAAAACGAGCAGCTTCGCCAGCGAACCGGTGACGAAGCTGAGCTTGTGGGTGTGTCGTCGGGCGTCAATCAGTTGCGGCAGATGGTGGATCGGATTGCGCCGACAAACAGCCGGGTGCTGATCAGTGGGCCATCAGGGTCTGGCAAGGAAGTAGTGGCGCGAATGCTTCATGCCCGCTCGCTTCGTTCGGGCGGAAGTTTTGTGGCGATCAACGCTGCAACCATGTCTCCGGACCGCATGGAGGAAGAGCTCTTTGGGACGGAAGCCGACGCAGGCCGTGCGGCCAAGGTTGGCGTGTTTGAGCAGGCTCATAAGGGGACTTTGTTCCTCGATGAAGTCGCCGACATGCCGCTCGAGACCCAGGGTAAAATTCTGCGCGTTCTGGTTGACCAGACATTTGAACGTGTCGGAGGCGGTCCGCGCGTGCAGGTTGATGTGCGTGTGGTGTCGTCATCAAGCCGTGACCTGACCACGGAGATTGCTGCCGGGCGCTTCCGGGAGGATTTGTATCACCGGCTCAATGTTGTGCCGATTTCCGTTCCCGCATTGTCAGAACGCCGGGAGGACATTCCGCTCCTTGCGGAACACTTCATGGAGCACATCGCCAATTCAACCGGTCTTTCAGTCCGCAAGATTGGTGAAGATGCACTTGCCGCCCTGCAGGCACATGACTGGCCCGGCAATGTGCGCCAATTACGAAACAACATCGAGCGCCTGCTGATCCTCGCTTCCGGTGAAAAGGAAGGGGCCATCACGGCCGACATGTTGCCGTCTGAAGTTGCCCGAACCACACCCCAGGTAGGTGAGGGTGAAGCAGGGCAGAACATAATGGCATTGCCATTGCGCGAAGCACGGGAGAGTTTTGAGCGCCAATATCTGCTTGCACAGATCAGGCGTTTTGGGGGCAATATCTCTCGTACGGCTGCCTTTATCGGGATGGAACGCTCAGCGCTTCATCGCAAGTTGAAGTCTTTGGGAGTAACAACTTCAAACAGGTCCGAACTGAGCGCCTGATACTGCGACACATTTCATCTCAATTCTTCCAGAACGAAGCCGCATAAGGGCTACCCCATGAAAGTTATCGTTTGTGGCGCAGGGCAGGTTGGTTCCGGCATCGCGCGGCAGCTCTCCAACGAGCATAACGATGTAACCGTCATCGATAATTCGCCGGATCTCATTCAGCAGATGGCGGACAATCTTGATGTGCGCACTGTGGTTGGATACGCGTCTCATCCTGATGTCCTTGAACGCGCCGGCGCCCGGGAAGCAGACATGGTGATCGCGGTGACGTTTGCGGATGAGGTCAACATGGTGGCCTGCCAGGTTGCACATTCGATCTTCAATGTTCCCACCAAGATTGCCCGCATCCGCGCCCAGAGTTATCTGCGCCCCATGTGGCAGGATCTGTTCACGCGCGATCATATGCCCATCGATGTGATCATTTCACCCGAACTTGAGGTCGGCCGTGATGTTATGCGGCGGCTTGAAATGCCCGGTGCCTTGGAAGCCATTCCGTTCGGCGATACGCACATCACGTTCCTGGGAATTGCACTGGAAGATGATTGCCCAGTCGTGAATACGCCTCTGCGCCAGCTCACCGAGCTGTTTCCGGATCTCAATGCTGTGGTCACAGGTATTCAACGCGGCGAGAGGCTTTTCGTGCCGGACTCAGAAGACCAGATGATGGTCGGCGATGTCGCTTATGTTGTGACCGATACGACCCAAAGCGCACGCGTACTATCGCTCTTTGGTCATGAGGAACAGGCTGCACGCCGTGTTGTGATTGTCGGCGCCGGCAACATCGGCAGGCATGTGGCGGCTGAGCTTGAAAACTCACACACCAGTGTGAAAGTCAAAATAATTGAAGCTGACAAAGAAAAAGCCGTGCTGGCCGCTGACGAGCTATCCAGGACCGTCGTGCTGAATGGTGACGCACTTGATGAAGAAGTGTTGCGTGAAGCAGGGGCCAGTCAGGCAGAAACAATCCTGGCGCTTACCAATGACGATAAGGTCAATATTCTGAGTTGCGTGATGGCCAAGCAACTCGGGTGCGAGCGTTCAGTGTCTCTGATCAACAATCGCGGTTATTCCGGTTTGATCAATCCCATGGGTGTCGACGCATTCGTCAACCCGCGCGCTACCACTGTCTCAACAGTGCTCCGTCATGTGAGGCGTGGGCGTATCCGCGGCGTATCTTCTGTACAGGATGGCAAGGCAGAGGTGATTGAAGCCGAGGCTCTTGCGACATCGACACTTGTCGGGCGCCCACTGAGAGATGCAGATTTGCCGTCAGGCATTCGACTTGGTGCTGTTCTGCGCGGAACAGAAGTCATCGTACCGCGTGGTGACACGGAAATTCAGGCCGGCGACCGCGTCATCATTTTTGCCATGGCGGATGAAGTTCGACGCGTGGAACGCATGTTCCGTGTGAGCATTGAGTTCTTCTAGCGCACTCGGCGGAAAGCCTTTTCATGTTTGCCATTATCGGCATTGTTCTCGCAGCTTCTCTTTCGGTGATTGCGCTCGCGCATTTGCTGCCGGTGCTTGTTGCAGTATCAACGGGCAACAATGAACAGGCGATTGTATTTGCCATGACCGGGCTCCTTACGGCGTTTATTGCCGGTGCCCTGGGGTTTGCAACGGGCGGGCAGAAACATCGACCAGTGGTTGCTGAAAGGCTGACCGCGCTTTCCATTGTCTGGCTGATTGTGCCCGGCTTTGCCGCCATCGCTTTTGTCGGGGTTGACCCAAAGGCGCTTTACGTTGACGCCTATTTTGATGCCGTGTCCGCATTGACGACGACGGGGTCCGTCTCGCTGATCAATGAGATGTCGTCTGCCCCCGCTGTCATGATTTGGCGCGCGACCCTGCAATGGATCGGCGGGTATGCAACGCTTCTGATGTCAATGCTCGTGCTTGCGCAGCTTGGTCTTGCGGGATTGTCACTACGCCGGGCCCCCATTCCCCCGGGCGATACGTCTGGACCCTTTGGGCGCTATTGGCCGGCCATGCTGGCGCTGGGTCTGGTATATGGCAGCGTGACCTTGGCCGGTGTCATTGGTCTGCTGGTGGGCGGCATGGCGTTGGTGCCTGCCATTGGCCTGGCTTTCTCTGCCGCAGCGACAGGCGGCCTGATGCCCAATGGGGGCACGCTGGTTGCGTCGGTCAGCGTGTTTTCCGGGATTGTTGTTGCGACGCTATTGTTGCTTGGTGCCACAAACTATCTGCGTCACGCAGGGCTGGTTAGAAGATCACCGCGCACCTATTGGGGTGATCCTGAATTCCGGTACATGGTCCTCGGCATCACCGTTGGCGGTATTGTGCTTGCAGGCCTTGTTGCGATCACGTCGGGAGCAAGTCTTCCGCTGATAAACGCGATCATGTGGGTGCTGTCTCTACTCTCAACATCAGCATTTGCAGTTGATGAAGCTGGCTTTGGCAGCATCCCGCTTCTCGTTGCTCTCACAGTTGTGTTTGTTGGTGGCAGCACAATGTCGACAGCTGGCGGGCTGAAGCTCATGCGCATTGCGATACTGATGAAACAGGGGTCTCGGGAGATTGCCAGACTGTCTCACCCACATGGCATTGTACATACTGATTTTGGTGGTCGCTCTTTCACCATGCCCTTGATGCGTGGTGTGTGGACCATGTTTGTGTTGATGCTGGTCTTTGCTTTGCTGGCCGCTCTCGCCCTGACGGTTCTGGGCGTTCCCTTCGAGCACGCGATCACCGCCTCAATCGGCGCACTCACCAACGCAGGGCCAGTGCTGGGATTTGCCACCGGTGGTGACGGTCTTCCTATCGGTATCGGCACTTCAGAGGTCTACGCGTCCATGCCTGCCACAGCAAAGCTGGTATTGAGCCTCGCAATGGTCGCGGGCCGTGTGGAGCTTCTGGCGTTCGTGGGTGTTGTAACTGCCTTTACAACACAGGACAGCTAGGGCGCATTTATGAGCCGCATTGCCTTTGTCAAAGATGCCCGAAATCCCGGTTCATACGTGCCGCGCGATAGAGCTGGTGTCTCCATCGAGGACCGCGGATTCCTGTTTTCCGACAGTATTTACGAAGTCTGTGAAGTGCGGGACGGCGGGCTTGTTGACGAGCAGCGGCACCTCGATCGGTATGTGGCATCACTCAATGCGTTGAGTCTGGCGTCGCCCATGCCTATCCGTAGCCTTCAGCTTGTGTTGCGCGAAACAATTCGGCGCAATCATGTCCGCAATGGGGTGTTGTATTTTCAGGTAACCCGCGGTGCCGCCAGACGCGACCATGCCTTCCCGGACCCGCCGGTGCAGGCGACACTCACGGTATTTGTTACACCCGTTAACACGACCGTCCGCGATGCCAGAGCGGCCGCAGGTGTTGAAGTGAAGACGCTGCCGGATGATAGGTGGACGCGGCGCGACATTAAATCCACCAGCCTGCTGCCAAATGTTCTCGCCAAACAGGCAGCGCGCGAGGCCGGCGCTTACGAGGCTTGGCTGGTGGACAAAGCAGGGTTCATTACGGAGGGGTCATCGACGAATGCGTGGATCGTGACGGACACGGGAACAATTGTTACGCGCCCATTGAGTGAGGACATTCTACCGGGCATCAGTCGCAGCATTGTTCTTGATGCCGCAGCATCGTTACAAATCCCCGTCGAGGAGCGTGTGTTTACCGTTGCTGAGGCAAAGGCAGCAGCAGAAGCATTTCTATCCAGCTCCTCAGCTGTCCTTTTTCCTGTTGTGGGTATTGATGGAGTGGCAGTCGGCGGCGGCGAGGCAGGTCCTGTGACACTTCGTCTGCGTGCATTTTCGCGCGCCATTTCGCAAGTTTCTGGCGCGCAGTTGCCCAGCATTTAGGCAAAATGGTCGATTGCCACGAATTTGCCCTTGTTCCGCAAGAAAACTGTATCAAATGATTGCTACGTAAAGGCAGAAGTGAGTCTAGGTTCTCTAGAGCGTCGACCTCGACCGTGAGCGCGACGCAAGTGCATACAACAAGAAAAAAGAAAGGCCAGTCACATGTCCTCAGACAAACCGCAGAACCTCCAGGACACCTTCCTCAACTACATTCGCAAACAGAAGATGCCGGTCACGGTTTTTCTCGTGAATGGCGTAAAGTTGCAGGGTGTGGTGACCTGGTTTGACAGCTTCTGTGTGCTGCTCCGCCGAGACGGCCATTCGCAGCTTGTGTACAAACATGCCATTTCGACGATTATGCCGTCGGCGCCGGTCCAGCTTTTCGATGATGAAGGTGAGGGATCCGGCGAGTAAATAGTGCCGGGACCGCCCTTATTTTGACGACACCGAAAAAGACGAAAAACAAAAAGCATTCGACTGCCGCCTCGAAAGACGTCCACGTGGATATGACGCCGGTGGATGATCGCGTAGCTGCGACAGAAAGCGGCCGGGCCATTGTGCTTCACCCATGGATCAAGTCCGGTCCGGTGGCCGCCGCTGCTCGCCACACTCAACGTGCTCCTGAAGACCGTCTCGAAGAGGCGGTAGGTCTTGCTGCCGCAATCCATCTCGACATCTCGCAGGCCATTGTGGTGCCTGTCGCTGATCCCAAGCCCGGCACTTTGTTTGGTCAGGGCAAGGTGGATGAGATCAAGCACATGGTCGAGCTGGAAGAGGCGGGGCTTGTCATTATTGATGGCCAGGTCACGCCTATTC from Candidatus Phaeomarinobacter ectocarpi includes these protein-coding regions:
- a CDS encoding sensor histidine kinase NtrY-like, producing the protein MASTGSMTQRKDSYRTARARVGWWLKRIQWPTILGIGLAIAAVVSGTATYIALTGATDFEPTRLQAIGLLLVNLAIVLTLLALIAYRLVRLWIARRAGSAGARLHVRLVAMFSFVAVMPAIIVAVFAATTLDRSLDSWFSERTRTIIANASTVAEAYLSEHQQVLRADALAMANDVNRSASLYMSNRQRFREVLTTQIALRSLSGGFIANSNGQLLEYAEGSAQTRIAPPSPETLNELGEGEVHLIASEGGDQVQALVRLSSFDDAFLLVFRIVDARVIDHLARTRTAAAEYANLESRRYTVQLTFALIYVIVALLVLLAAIWLGLWAANRMVAPIGELVGAAERVSDGDLTTRVEVANDADEITALGRTFNRMTGQLQSQRNELMEANHQLDRRRRFTETVLSGVSAGVIGLDAKGRIDLVNRSCLNLLGRTRDELVGQPLVATIPETAIYVRQAMARNDRPSEGQITLEQEDGSERTLTVRVASEKSGDGSHGYVVTLDDISELVSAQRASAWADIARRIAHEIKNPLTPIQLSAERLKRKYGKHIENDPEVFEQCTNTIIRQVGDLGRMVDEFSSFARMPTAVMARADIGELAREAVFLQRVAAPHIEFDVEGAEAPIWVECDRRLIGQALTNLIKNASEAIQSRHQAEGSEPEAGEDRIVVSLDDSAEMISLSVADTGIGLPRGERYRLLEPYVTHRDKGTGLGLAIVKKIMEDHSGNLLLEDAPWVADGGHGASIRLLLPRTQATENDQSTNEVEINDDAEVPFGQSASMSD
- a CDS encoding sigma-54-dependent transcriptional regulator, encoding MASDILIVDDELDIRELMAGILDDEGYETRLAGNSDETLKAVQARVPRMVLLDVWLQGSRMDGLDLLDAIKEKHPDLPVVVISGHGNVETAVTAIKKGAYDYIEKPFKADRLVLIVQRAIEASKLKRENEQLRQRTGDEAELVGVSSGVNQLRQMVDRIAPTNSRVLISGPSGSGKEVVARMLHARSLRSGGSFVAINAATMSPDRMEEELFGTEADAGRAAKVGVFEQAHKGTLFLDEVADMPLETQGKILRVLVDQTFERVGGGPRVQVDVRVVSSSSRDLTTEIAAGRFREDLYHRLNVVPISVPALSERREDIPLLAEHFMEHIANSTGLSVRKIGEDALAALQAHDWPGNVRQLRNNIERLLILASGEKEGAITADMLPSEVARTTPQVGEGEAGQNIMALPLREARESFERQYLLAQIRRFGGNISRTAAFIGMERSALHRKLKSLGVTTSNRSELSA
- the trkA gene encoding Trk system potassium transporter TrkA, with translation MKVIVCGAGQVGSGIARQLSNEHNDVTVIDNSPDLIQQMADNLDVRTVVGYASHPDVLERAGAREADMVIAVTFADEVNMVACQVAHSIFNVPTKIARIRAQSYLRPMWQDLFTRDHMPIDVIISPELEVGRDVMRRLEMPGALEAIPFGDTHITFLGIALEDDCPVVNTPLRQLTELFPDLNAVVTGIQRGERLFVPDSEDQMMVGDVAYVVTDTTQSARVLSLFGHEEQAARRVVIVGAGNIGRHVAAELENSHTSVKVKIIEADKEKAVLAADELSRTVVLNGDALDEEVLREAGASQAETILALTNDDKVNILSCVMAKQLGCERSVSLINNRGYSGLINPMGVDAFVNPRATTVSTVLRHVRRGRIRGVSSVQDGKAEVIEAEALATSTLVGRPLRDADLPSGIRLGAVLRGTEVIVPRGDTEIQAGDRVIIFAMADEVRRVERMFRVSIEFF
- a CDS encoding TrkH family potassium uptake protein is translated as MFAIIGIVLAASLSVIALAHLLPVLVAVSTGNNEQAIVFAMTGLLTAFIAGALGFATGGQKHRPVVAERLTALSIVWLIVPGFAAIAFVGVDPKALYVDAYFDAVSALTTTGSVSLINEMSSAPAVMIWRATLQWIGGYATLLMSMLVLAQLGLAGLSLRRAPIPPGDTSGPFGRYWPAMLALGLVYGSVTLAGVIGLLVGGMALVPAIGLAFSAAATGGLMPNGGTLVASVSVFSGIVVATLLLLGATNYLRHAGLVRRSPRTYWGDPEFRYMVLGITVGGIVLAGLVAITSGASLPLINAIMWVLSLLSTSAFAVDEAGFGSIPLLVALTVVFVGGSTMSTAGGLKLMRIAILMKQGSREIARLSHPHGIVHTDFGGRSFTMPLMRGVWTMFVLMLVFALLAALALTVLGVPFEHAITASIGALTNAGPVLGFATGGDGLPIGIGTSEVYASMPATAKLVLSLAMVAGRVELLAFVGVVTAFTTQDS
- a CDS encoding D-amino-acid transaminase, whose product is MSRIAFVKDARNPGSYVPRDRAGVSIEDRGFLFSDSIYEVCEVRDGGLVDEQRHLDRYVASLNALSLASPMPIRSLQLVLRETIRRNHVRNGVLYFQVTRGAARRDHAFPDPPVQATLTVFVTPVNTTVRDARAAAGVEVKTLPDDRWTRRDIKSTSLLPNVLAKQAAREAGAYEAWLVDKAGFITEGSSTNAWIVTDTGTIVTRPLSEDILPGISRSIVLDAAASLQIPVEERVFTVAEAKAAAEAFLSSSSAVLFPVVGIDGVAVGGGEAGPVTLRLRAFSRAISQVSGAQLPSI
- the hfq gene encoding RNA chaperone Hfq; amino-acid sequence: MSSDKPQNLQDTFLNYIRKQKMPVTVFLVNGVKLQGVVTWFDSFCVLLRRDGHSQLVYKHAISTIMPSAPVQLFDDEGEGSGE